The segment AACGTGGTTGCTAAGCTAATCGccacgcaatcccttctcaaaatCCGCGTATATGTCGGGAAACGTacctattttcctcgaaagtacttaatgtcacgattccaaagctatacgatattcCAGATATCACGTTAATTATCTCACATATTggaaaatatttgtaatgttgtacttcttgttgacgTAATTCGTGCTGATGtgtttttgagctagcgcccaatagactcccattccCTCCTGAAGGAGAGCGTTCGGTGTCCTAGAATCACCCAGAATGCATCGCGCGGCCCATTAAAGTAGCACgggcaacgtttcccatctcctcaaaagtatatctGCCGTTACGAATGTCAGATTAcgtctgcaggttgaacatggtgagattgtaagCGATttcacagctaactagctactttacatgctgatattgtctttggtattattgtgtgtagctatgtttgcttgctagctagctagctagccagccagcccatagagagagcattgcattgtggattttgtagtcgatTTGAGCtccaacagatttccacaacgattttccatgttgctaccaacaaAATAgtgttctcacatattagtgttatttaacactgtaaattaaaggAATTAGTGGTTTGGGGTGGATTTTCCATTTTGTTGACCAGCTGTTTTCACCAGATCAATCTGTACCTGAAGATGGAGAAGAAACCAAACAAGAAGGAGGATCTGACATTAGTCAACAACGTACTGAAGCTGGCCACCAAACTATTGAAGGTACGGCAAGCTccatctctctattctctctctctctctctcttcctctctctcgtccgtcttcctctctcttccactctctctctctctattattacctctttatcatCTCCTTTcattaatctctctctccctccatccccccctcccAGGAGTTGGATGCTCCGTTCAGGCTGTATGGTCTGACGATGAACCCGCTGCTCTACAACATCACCCAGGTGGTCATCCTGTCTGCTGTGTCTGGGGTCATCAGTGATCTACTGGGCTTCAACCTGAAGGTAAcacacaggagtgtgtgtgtgtttgagactgTGTGTCCGTGCATGCGTGTAGTACTACTACTTATGCACcagtttattttaaataaaatggAGTTGATTTGTTGAGTGTGTAGATATCAGTATGAAGGAAGAACTTACCATACTTTTCTGTCCTCAGCTCTGGAAGATCAAATCATGACAGTAAGCTGATCAGGACACAGCTGGCTCTCTGGAAGATATTCTCTCACCACACGAGGGCGTTGTTCTCCTTTcgctcactgactgactgggcttcccTGTATCTATGGACTGACACACAGCCCTGTTCATATCAGAGTGCTTACATTTCACTTGTGCAATTCAAGATATATTTATTTTACCCTTTCAgtattttagtttttttcttcatattttgTTTTAGAAAAAACGTTACGAAATGTTTTAATTGTTCAAAAAGTTATTTTAAGCTATACAGGTTTTGTGTTCTCAGAGGGATGGGATCGAAAAACAGCAAGATGACAATTCAGTTAAAAAGACAATAAAATAGGTAAAAGAGTTCCATCACTTCAGACTAGTTAGTACAATGCACATTATAATGCAGCTCTTTAGTTTCACGACTGtgacccacccacacacacacagtcatttcACTGTGAGAACTGCAACGAGCAGTTGTTTCAGATCATAGACGGACTGTAATAATAATCATGTGCTTTAAAGCCTACATACATACCCACAGGTTTTACTTCCTGGTAAATTCAATGTaggctttttttttttgcttttgaCATCAACAACGGTATACCAAAGTTCAAGAATAGATGAAcaatgtttctatgtgtttggagTTTATAATGATAAGCTAAGTGACAGCTGTTGTGGATAGACAGAGGCAGGATCAGAACACATCAGAGACCATTGGTGAGAAAATAGGTGAGGTACTGTACTGGCTGGATGGGAGGTACAGTACTGGCTGGATGGGaggtacagtactgtactggCTGGATGGGAGGTACAGTACTGGCTGGATGGGaggtacagtactgtactggCTGGATGGGaggtacagtactgtactggCTGGATGGGAGGTACAGTACTGGCTGGATGGGAGGTACAGTACTGGCTGGATGGGAGGTACAGTACTGGCTGGATGGGAATATCCAAACCTAACCAACTGCTGTATATCAAATACAGAAATGTAATTGTATTTGATCCAGGCCTGCTAGCCAAAACTAAACGGTGTGTGACTGACAACTACATGAACGTTGTtaactatgttttttttttttttttttgggggggggggcttatatttgtcctgttacacactTGTACGagtgtgtaatggaaatgtgtttcttgCATACTCCAAGTCCCCCTGAGACCTTGAGGGAGTGGGGTCACAGCTTTTTATGGTGATGCCATTCAGTATTGGCTTCTGTACTCCCAAGCCTATTTTCTAAACCAGACACTGAGTGATGTGTGCAGTCAGGTTCACTATTACTATTCAGGCATGTAAGCCATCGTCACAACCCAGTCAAAACGTTGCTTTTTCTGACCTTCCCTTTTTACTATTTTACATTGCATGGCTTTAATTTGAGTTATTTCAATGGTTGGACTGTATTTCAAGCAATAACTCGTAGCGCTACACAGACTGAAAGTGTTTGTATTACATTTAGAACAAAGAGGTCCTAGGTCTTAGTCGCTGTACACACTCGATGTTCGCCGCTACAGTTTGGAATGCCTGACAATGTGCACTTTAAAGTAGTGTAAATCTAAAATGTTACATGTTTCAATGTAGTTGTTCTTTTTGGCGTGGCTCAGTCTGTGTGAAGATGACCATAGTGCTTTTTATTTGCTGGAAAATACTGTATTATTAACacgcaaaacatttttttttttgatgTTGCTTCTTTTTCTTTCTCTGGCATTGggctttttttctttctttttgttGTAAAGATGGTTACTCATTTTTTGTAGTTGTGAGAGAAAAGAAACAATTTGCTGTTACTTGAGTCTGAAAAATTTATTTAGAAAATTACTCTGAACGTGTCCGAAATAGCACCCTaatccctagtgcactacttttgaccagaaccctggtcaaaagtagtgcactatatagggaatagggtggcatttcagACGCACATTTGTTTGCGTTGTGATTCCGTTTTCAAAGGAAGTCTGCATATTTATGTTGAAGGAAAAAAAAACTACTTTTTGTGAGCTGGTCTGTTTTATCAGTTCTAGGTGTTTATAAGAAAAATAAAAATGGACATTGTTGTGTCACAGACTCAACTTTTAGTTTCTTCCTCCATACTGCATTTCATCGTTGTCaaaccatacatacatacatcatATGAGCAAAACAACAGTTTAGATTTCATCATGGCTGCATACCAAtacctgttccctatatagtgcactacttttgaccagacctctATGGGTCCTGttaaaaaatagtgcactacgtaaggaataaggtgccatttgggatgcaaacccaTAATTCATTCCTTGCAGATCACTTTCTTAACTTAAAACATATTTCATATACATTACATTTCTTCATGTATACCACCCCTTGTAGAGACACTCGGATCAAATCAAGCCATCGTATGTCTTGATGGGAATCATCATTGACATAAACTGACATATAAATAATGTCAACCGTAATATCTATCAGGATACACATCAGCCTGAACAGGACCAATGGTTGTCACAAAAAGAAAAGACCTGTAGAAAGTCATTCATCTTATTAAAAATCTGTATACAAATTTTACTTGTAGGATAATCATGTGTGATACTTGCTATTTAGGCAATGTTAGGGCTCGGTTCAAGCCATAGCGCTGGAGAGCCCCTGTATAGcgcgattgaaatgtaaaggcaatgtttgCAGAGACTGTCGGGTCAGTCTAAAATTTTAATCGCGCTATTCCGTATATCTtcagcgctacggattgaatcAAGCCCATAATCTTCGTTTAAAAAAATGAACAGACCAAAAAACTTCTGCATTAAATGTCAAGTTTGAGTTGAGGTTCAGTTGAACATAATCATGAGATCAAATCATAATGACTTGTCCATCAAGCGCTACAATAATTAACAGCAATACATTCATAAAGCCAACTCCATATCTGTACATGACTGTGTCATACAAAGTAATTTAGAATACAAACGATCATAATAATTTCAGACGTGATATTAAATCATTAGTTGAGAGAGAAGGCATGTGTTTAACTATTTGGATCCTAGTAAGTAGAGCTTGAAGTGTGAGAGTCTGTGGCTTTGAGGTTCAAGGTTATGGGTTTTTGTGAACATTTCTGCAATTGTCAACGTCAAAATTACAAAGAGAAATGTTCATAATGTGAAGGAGTCTGTGGCTCTGGTGTAAAGATCTCACCCCATATGTTGCAGGTTCAGTCACAGCTCTGGATCAGGGTGTGTTGTGTTCACAAACCTCTGAAAAAGTAGATGTTTTTCTTCCATAACTGCTGCTGTTCACAAGAGGGGAAACGCCCATCAGTTGTCACAGTCCTCAAGGCTTTGCCAGGAATCGAACATACAACTCCATGCTTATGGGGCGAAATCCTTACCACTGAGCCACCAGCTCCTTCACGTTTCAAACACATTTCTTTGTGTATTTGACATTGAGATTTGACTCTGGCGCCGCAGACACTTGCACATCCCGTCCACATGGGGGCAATGTTAAAGCCGAGACAAAAGCCCAGCCACAGATGAATGTGGCAGAAATCTCACCCAGGCCTACATGATGCCTACTGCTTAAAATGAGACACGTGAACACTGGAATCCTATCTATCTCCTCACCACTACCACTGACACCTGAACAAGAGACAAGTTGAGAAAGCAGTGAACTCATGACCTCTGGTGAACCAGGTGGGGGTCATCCCAGAGAGCGCAGCTAGTGCTGATTGATCTCTCCTCCTTTCCACTGGACCTTTCATAAGACTTGAAGAGACACCTCAGACTGTTTCAAAGATGTCAGTCACTGAGCATCAGTAATACAAACACATAGTACAGTTTATCCTCCAAATGAAGCACAAGAAGTGAAAATCAAGCAAGAAAAATGATTTCATAAAAGGGAGTTTACTGTAGAAATATTCCATGAAAAAGAGACCCTAGAAAGAGCGGTGTGTTTTTTAGAGACAACGGTGTGTGTGGGGTACCGATGATGCCAGTATTTGTGATATTCCCTTTAGATCCATCAGAAGTAGGGCTGCAAACCTCCAGAAACTTTTCCACTATTCCCAGAGTTTCCAGAAATCAGTATTGAATAAGCAAGCAATCCGAGATCATCCAACTGGGATTTTggaaaagttaccagaatttCGCAACCCCAAATTACACCACACTCTGTCTACCACTCTCCCTGCTGTAACCAGAGGATGAAGAGTCTGAGCAGCTGTTGTGGGAGAAGTCTATGAAGATGCCATCAGGGTCAGAATCCATAGAGTCTAGTATCTGATCTACCACCGTCTCCGGGCTGGAGGAACAGCTGGGGATAGACCCCGTCTCCGAACCAGAGCGGGCCTGACACAGAACCGAGGGGGACACTATCGACTCCCCCCCGCCGTGGAGGAAGGGTCCAGGGGAGTGGGAGTCCTGGAAGATGGAGGGTGAGGGGATGGAGGGCTGGAGGTGGGACCCCAAAGACCCAGACCCCACAGACCCACAGAGATCCAGACTTCCACCACCTCCCACCGCTGTCAGGCTGAGCTCCTGCTCCAGGCAGGAGAGGCCCGGCTGGGCCGCGGAGGCCAGGGAGGAACTGGTGGTGATGTCGGTGGTGGTGCCTTCTTCCAGACAGGAAGTCATCTCGCAGATGGAATGGCGGCGGATGCCCATGCTGCTCACGGAGCCTGTCTCGGCATCATACTCCACCACAGGTGTCAACATGGGCACATTGTAGGACTTGGAGCGGACCACCAGGTTCTTTGAGGGGGCGTCGCCTGGCTTGAGCCACCGCCGCTGCAGACGTTTTTCtggagaggggatgggaggagggtagaagagggatgagtgaaggagagaaagaaGTGGTGAGAtgcagggagaagagagggagggagaggtgaaaACAAGACAGAAGTTCCAAACTAACAACAGATCAGTATTACACAGGAAACTAACAACACATCAGTATTACACAGGAAACTAACAACACATCAGTTGAACAGCTGTGAATGGAGAGTACAAATCATGCATGATGAAATCTAAATCATTTAGCTGTATGAGTATTAGTCTAACTACCCAGTACGCAGGAGGAGTAGTGCATTGAGGATCCGTCGTTGGAGTAGAGCCCGTGGGTTCCCAGGTAGGGAGACACCACCTTCTGAACCAAAGCTTCCAGACGCAGGTAGTCCTCAGTCACTCCTTTAGACTCATGGACACcctggaacacatacacacatcacagTTAGTCCTCAGTCACTCCTTTAGACTCATGGACACcctggaacacatacacacatcacagTTAGTCCTCAGTCACTCCTTTAGACTCATGGAcaccctggaacacacacacatcacaggtaGTCCTCAGTCACTCCTTTAGACTGATGGACACCTTGgaagaaacagacacacacacacacacacaatgtctgaggagatccagtaactgtatgtgagaggagatccagtaactaactgtatgtctgaggagatccagtaactgtatgtcagaggagagccagtaactaactgaatgtctgaggagatccagtaactgtatgtcagaggagatccagtaactaactgtatgtctgaggagatcgagtaactaactgtatgtctgaggagagccagtaactgtatgtgagaggagatccagtaactaactgtatgtctgaggagatccagtaactgtatgtcagaggagagccagtaactaactgtatgtctgaggagatccagtaactgtatgtcagaggagagccagtaactaactgtatgtctgaggagatccagtaactgtatgtcagaggagatccagtaactaactgtatgtctgaggagatccagtaactaactgtatgtctgaggagatccagtaactaactgtatgtctgaggagagccagtaactgtatgtcagaggagatccagtaactaactgtatgtctgaggagatccagtaactaactgtatgtctgaggagatccagtaactaactgtatgtctgaggagagccagtaactgtatgtcagaggagatccagtaactaactgtatgtcagaggagatccagtaactaactgtatgtcagaggagagccagtaactaactgtatgtctgaggagatccagtaactgtatgtcagaggagatccagtaactgtatgtcagaggagatccagtaactgtatgtctgaggagagccagtaactaactgtatgtcagaggagatccagtaactgtatgtctgaggagagccagtaactgtatgtcagaggagagccagtaactaactgtatgtcagaggagatccagtaactgtatgtcagaggagatccagtaactgtatgtcagaggagatccagtaactgtatgtcagaggagatccagtaactgtatgtcagaggagatccagtaactgtatgtcagaggagatccagtaactgtatgtcagaggagatccagtaactgtatgtctgaggagagccagtaactgtatgtcagaggagatccagtaactgtatgtcagaggagatccagtaactaactgtatgtcagaggagatccagtaactgtatgtctgaggagagccagtaactgtatgtcagaggagagccagtaactaactgtatgtcagaggagatccagtaaatgtatgtcagaggagatccagtaactgtatgtctgaggagagccagtaactgtatgtcagaggagatccagtaactaactgtatgtcagaggagatccagtaactgtatgtcagaggagatccagtaactaactgtatgtcagaggagatccagtaactgtatgtcagaggagatccagtaactaactgtatgtcagaggagatccagtaactgtatgtctgaggagatccagtaactgtatgtcagaggagagccagtaactgtatgtcagaggagatccagtaactaactgtatgtcagaggagagccagtaactaactgtatgtctgaggagatccagtaactgtatgtcagaggagatccagtaactaactgtatgtcagaggagagccagtaactaactgtatgtctgaggagatCCAGAAACTGTATGTCTGAAAGTCAGAAATTGTAtatcagaggagatccagtaactaactgtatgtcagaggagatccagtaactgtatgtctgaggagagccagtaactaactgtatgtctgaggagatccagtaactgtatgtctgaggagagccagtaactgtatgtcagaggagagccagtaactaactgtatgtcagaggagatccagtaactgtatgtcagaggagatccagtaactgtatgtcagaggagagccagtaactgtatgtcagaggagatccagtaactgtatgtctgaggagagccagtaactgtatgtctgaggagagccagtaactgtatgtcagaggagatccagtaactgtatgtcagaggagatccagtaactaactgtatgtcagaggagatccagtaactgtatgtctgaggagagccagtaactgtatgtcagaggagagccagtaactaactgtatgtcagaggagatccagtaactgtatgtcagaggagatccagtaactgtatgtctgaggagagccagtaactgtatgtcagaggagatccagtaactgtatgtcagaggagatccagtaactaactgtatgtctgaggagatccagtaactaactgtatgtctgaggagatccagtaactaactgtatgtctgaggagagccagtaactgtatgtcagaggagatccagtaactaactgtatgtcagaggagatccagtaactaactgtatgtcagaggagagccagtaactaactgtatgtctgaggagatccagtaactgtatgtcagaggagatccagtaactgtatgtcagaggagatccagtaactgtatgtctgaggagagccagtaactaactgtatgtcagaggagatccagtaactgtatgtctgaggagagccagtaactgtatgtcagaggagagccagtaactaactgtatgtcagaggagatccagtaactgtatgtcagaggagatccagtaactgtatgtcagaggagatccagtaactgtatgtcagaggatatccagtaactgtatgtcagaggagatccagtaactgtatgtcagaggagatccagtaactgtatgtcagaggagatccagtaactgtatgtctgaggagagccagtaactgtatgtcagaggagatccagtaactgtatgtcagaggagatccagtaactaactgtatgtcagaggagatccagtaactgtatgtctgaggagagccagtaactgtatgtcagaggagagccagtaactaactgtatgtcagaggagatccagtaaatgtatgtcagaggagatccagtaactgtatgtctgaggagagccagtaactgtatgtcagaggagatccagtaactaactgtatgtcagaggagatccagtaactgtatgtcagaggagatccagtaactaactgtatgtcagaggagatccagtaactgtatgtcagaggagatccagtaactaactgtatgtcagaggagagtcagtaactaactgtatgtctgaggagatccagtaactgtatgtcagaggagatccagtaactaactgtatgtcagaggagagccagtaactaactgtatgtctgaggagatCCAGAAACTGTATGTCTGAAAGTCAGAAATTGTAtatcagaggagatccagtaactaactgtatgtcagaggagatccagtaactgtatgtctgaggagagccagtaactaactgtatgtctgaggagatccagtaactgtatgtctgaggagagccagtaactgtatgtc is part of the Coregonus clupeaformis isolate EN_2021a chromosome 28, ASM2061545v1, whole genome shotgun sequence genome and harbors:
- the LOC121584334 gene encoding proline-rich protein 5 isoform X2, which encodes MRTLHRLKLMSSPSLSDLGKSDKAALEERGTQQRKAGANATWNSIHNAVIAVFQRKDLGENELYILNEGVRQLLKTELGSFFTEYLQNQLLTKGMVILRDKMRFYEGQKLLDSLAETWDFFFCDVLSMLQAIFYPVQGKEPSVRQLALLHFRNIITLNIKLEDALSRPRARVPPSIIQMLLILQGVHESKGVTEDYLRLEALVQKVVSPYLGTHGLYSNDGSSMHYSSCVLEKRLQRRWLKPGDAPSKNLVVRSKSYNVPMLTPVVEYDAETGSVSSMGIRRHSICEMTSCLEEGTTTDITTSSSLASAAQPGLSCLEQELSLTAVGGGGSLDLCGSVGSGSLGSHLQPSIPSPSIFQDSHSPGPFLHGGGESIVSPSVLCQARSGSETGSIPSCSSSPETVVDQILDSMDSDPDGIFIDFSHNSCSDSSSSGYSRESGRQSVV
- the LOC121584334 gene encoding proline-rich protein 5 isoform X1 yields the protein MEERAHSFRRLKLMSSPSLSDLGKSDKAALEERGTQQRKAGANATWNSIHNAVIAVFQRKDLGENELYILNEGVRQLLKTELGSFFTEYLQNQLLTKGMVILRDKMRFYEGQKLLDSLAETWDFFFCDVLSMLQAIFYPVQGKEPSVRQLALLHFRNIITLNIKLEDALSRPRARVPPSIIQMLLILQGVHESKGVTEDYLRLEALVQKVVSPYLGTHGLYSNDGSSMHYSSCVLEKRLQRRWLKPGDAPSKNLVVRSKSYNVPMLTPVVEYDAETGSVSSMGIRRHSICEMTSCLEEGTTTDITTSSSLASAAQPGLSCLEQELSLTAVGGGGSLDLCGSVGSGSLGSHLQPSIPSPSIFQDSHSPGPFLHGGGESIVSPSVLCQARSGSETGSIPSCSSSPETVVDQILDSMDSDPDGIFIDFSHNSCSDSSSSGYSRESGRQSVV
- the LOC121584334 gene encoding proline-rich protein 5 isoform X4 codes for the protein MSSPSLSDLGKSDKAALEERGTQQRKAGANATWNSIHNAVIAVFQRKDLGENELYILNEGVRQLLKTELGSFFTEYLQNQLLTKGMVILRDKMRFYEGQKLLDSLAETWDFFFCDVLSMLQAIFYPVQGKEPSVRQLALLHFRNIITLNIKLEDALSRPRARVPPSIIQMLLILQGVHESKGVTEDYLRLEALVQKVVSPYLGTHGLYSNDGSSMHYSSCVLEKRLQRRWLKPGDAPSKNLVVRSKSYNVPMLTPVVEYDAETGSVSSMGIRRHSICEMTSCLEEGTTTDITTSSSLASAAQPGLSCLEQELSLTAVGGGGSLDLCGSVGSGSLGSHLQPSIPSPSIFQDSHSPGPFLHGGGESIVSPSVLCQARSGSETGSIPSCSSSPETVVDQILDSMDSDPDGIFIDFSHNSCSDSSSSGYSRESGRQSVV
- the LOC121584334 gene encoding proline-rich protein 5 isoform X3 — encoded protein: MMDNQRLKLMSSPSLSDLGKSDKAALEERGTQQRKAGANATWNSIHNAVIAVFQRKDLGENELYILNEGVRQLLKTELGSFFTEYLQNQLLTKGMVILRDKMRFYEGQKLLDSLAETWDFFFCDVLSMLQAIFYPVQGKEPSVRQLALLHFRNIITLNIKLEDALSRPRARVPPSIIQMLLILQGVHESKGVTEDYLRLEALVQKVVSPYLGTHGLYSNDGSSMHYSSCVLEKRLQRRWLKPGDAPSKNLVVRSKSYNVPMLTPVVEYDAETGSVSSMGIRRHSICEMTSCLEEGTTTDITTSSSLASAAQPGLSCLEQELSLTAVGGGGSLDLCGSVGSGSLGSHLQPSIPSPSIFQDSHSPGPFLHGGGESIVSPSVLCQARSGSETGSIPSCSSSPETVVDQILDSMDSDPDGIFIDFSHNSCSDSSSSGYSRESGRQSVV